From Draconibacterium halophilum, one genomic window encodes:
- the rplM gene encoding 50S ribosomal protein L13, whose product MDTLSYKTVSANKTTTNKEWLVVDAENMVLGRLASVVAKMLRGKYKPNFTPHVDCGDNVIVINAEKVVLSGKKMTDKVYVRHTGYPGGQRTQTPRDILAKYPERLVEKAVKGMLPKNKLGSDLFRNLHVVIGAEHKYEAQKPKVVDLNTIK is encoded by the coding sequence GTGGACACACTTAGTTATAAAACAGTTTCGGCAAACAAAACTACCACGAATAAAGAGTGGCTTGTTGTTGATGCTGAAAACATGGTATTGGGACGTTTGGCAAGTGTAGTTGCCAAAATGTTAAGAGGTAAATACAAGCCAAATTTCACACCTCACGTTGATTGTGGCGATAATGTAATTGTTATCAATGCTGAAAAAGTTGTTTTGAGTGGTAAAAAAATGACGGACAAAGTTTATGTACGTCACACTGGATACCCTGGAGGACAACGAACTCAGACTCCACGCGATATTTTAGCTAAATATCCTGAGCGTTTGGTAGAGAAAGCTGTAAAAGGTATGCTTCCTAAAAACAAATTAGGTAGCGACTTATTCAGAAATTTACATGTTGTTATTGGCGCAGAGCACAAATATGAGGCTCAAAAACCAAAAGTTGTTGATTTAAATACGATTAAATAA
- the rpsI gene encoding 30S ribosomal protein S9, which translates to MEVINTIGRRKSAVARIYVSEGKGNITINKRELKEYFPAETLQYIAMQPLNLLEIVEKYDVKANLDGGGPKGQAEAFRLALTRALMEIDPESRAQLKAAGFVTRDPREVERKKPGQPKARKRFQFSKR; encoded by the coding sequence ATGGAAGTAATAAACACAATCGGACGTAGAAAATCAGCTGTTGCTCGTATTTACGTAAGCGAAGGTAAAGGAAATATTACCATCAATAAAAGGGAATTGAAAGAATACTTCCCTGCAGAAACATTGCAATACATCGCTATGCAACCACTAAATCTTTTAGAGATTGTAGAAAAATATGATGTAAAAGCCAACCTCGATGGTGGCGGCCCAAAAGGACAAGCAGAAGCTTTTCGCTTGGCACTTACTCGTGCGTTAATGGAAATTGATCCTGAGTCAAGAGCACAGCTAAAAGCTGCAGGATTTGTTACCAGAGATCCACGCGAAGTGGAACGTAAAAAACCTGGGCAACCAAAAGCAAGAAAACGTTTCCAGTTCTCAAAACGTTAA
- the rpsB gene encoding 30S ribosomal protein S2 translates to MPKTNFQELLEAGAHFGHLKRKWNPKMEPYIFMEKNGIHIIDLQKTVVKIDEAAAAIKQIAKSGRKVLFVATKKQAKELVAEQVKEVGMPYVTERWPGGMLTNFPTIRKAVKKMISIDKMMKDTSWDNLSKREKLQITRQRAKLDKVLGSISDLTRLPAALFVVDVLKEKIAVREANKLGIPVFAIVDTNSNPNDIDFVIPANDDASQSIRIIVGEMCDAVKAGLNERKIEKDKEEVTAEASKKKEAKAEKTSKE, encoded by the coding sequence ATGCCAAAAACAAATTTTCAAGAATTATTGGAAGCAGGTGCACACTTTGGACACCTGAAACGAAAGTGGAACCCAAAGATGGAGCCTTATATCTTCATGGAGAAAAACGGTATCCACATTATCGATCTGCAAAAAACAGTTGTAAAAATTGATGAAGCTGCTGCAGCTATCAAACAAATTGCAAAATCAGGTCGTAAAGTATTATTCGTTGCCACTAAAAAGCAAGCCAAAGAACTGGTTGCCGAGCAAGTAAAAGAGGTAGGAATGCCTTATGTTACTGAGCGCTGGCCAGGTGGTATGCTTACCAACTTCCCAACAATCCGTAAAGCGGTGAAAAAAATGATCTCCATCGATAAAATGATGAAGGACACCAGTTGGGATAACCTTTCAAAACGCGAAAAATTACAAATTACACGTCAGCGTGCTAAACTGGATAAAGTATTGGGTTCAATCTCAGACCTTACCCGTTTGCCAGCTGCATTATTTGTTGTTGACGTATTGAAAGAAAAAATTGCTGTTCGTGAAGCAAATAAATTAGGTATTCCAGTATTTGCTATCGTTGATACCAACTCGAATCCTAATGATATCGACTTTGTAATTCCTGCTAACGACGACGCTTCTCAATCAATCCGAATTATTGTTGGTGAGATGTGCGACGCTGTAAAGGCCGGTTTAAACGAGCGCAAAATCGAGAAAGATAAAGAAGAGGTAACTGCCGAAGCGTCTAAGAAGAAAGAAGCAAAAGCAGAAAAAACTTCTAAGGAGTAA
- the tsf gene encoding translation elongation factor Ts codes for MSFTTADVVKLRKVSGAGMMDCKNALKDAEGDFDKALEIIREKGKLIANKRADRDAAEGVAIAKATEDGKFGAIVVLNCETDFVAKNESFVAFAEKILAKALETKVDSLEALKAIELDGSTIEAQVTEQTGVTGEKLDLSYYKCLADEAVVPYIHPGNKLSTLVAFNKTVDTQVGKDIAMQVAAMAPVAIDEDSIPQAEIDKELEFAKEKYRKEGKPEAMLEKIAQGSLNKWYKDVTLLNQAFVKDGKMPVKDYLKQADADLTITAFDRYTLNA; via the coding sequence ATGTCTTTTACAACCGCAGACGTAGTAAAATTGCGTAAAGTATCGGGCGCAGGGATGATGGATTGCAAAAATGCCCTGAAAGACGCCGAAGGTGACTTCGACAAGGCACTGGAAATCATCCGCGAAAAAGGTAAATTAATTGCTAACAAACGTGCAGACAGAGATGCTGCTGAAGGTGTAGCTATTGCAAAGGCAACAGAAGACGGTAAATTCGGTGCAATCGTTGTATTGAATTGCGAAACTGACTTTGTTGCTAAAAACGAAAGCTTTGTAGCATTTGCTGAGAAAATTCTTGCAAAAGCTCTTGAGACAAAAGTTGACAGTTTGGAAGCATTAAAAGCAATTGAGCTTGATGGATCTACCATTGAAGCACAAGTTACCGAACAAACCGGTGTAACTGGTGAGAAACTTGACCTTTCGTACTACAAATGTTTAGCTGACGAAGCTGTAGTTCCTTACATTCATCCTGGTAACAAATTGTCAACTCTTGTTGCTTTCAACAAAACTGTTGATACGCAGGTAGGCAAAGATATTGCAATGCAGGTTGCCGCTATGGCTCCGGTTGCTATCGACGAAGATTCAATTCCACAAGCTGAAATTGATAAAGAATTAGAGTTTGCAAAAGAAAAATACCGCAAAGAAGGTAAACCAGAAGCAATGCTTGAAAAAATTGCACAAGGTTCATTGAACAAGTGGTATAAAGATGTAACACTTTTAAACCAGGCTTTCGTTAAAGACGGGAAAATGCCTGTAAAAGATTACTTAAAGCAAGCTGATGCAGATTTAACTATAACTGCATTCGATCGCTATACTTTGAACGCTTAA
- a CDS encoding T9SS type A sorting domain-containing protein, with protein MKKFYTNSKLLLLLTALLTSFAATSQESLEIIGGDLTLNPDTMYAVSAVYTDSTGTPIDDAKIKWNTEPGYLGKVDKNGYLITNHSGEGFLIAKYKELRDSVLLKVNGPVKDDDDEDDENEMEDVYPKIKIVPDHIKVEVSDSVELRAFYIDSTGTKIDTSFVWSIEPEELGLFPDPEASMFYTGNTTGKGIVIAMLGDLADTAKVTIYESKAKKEKKEKHEQVKNNRGKQLMIEPGDMVVYTEHEAIQYAADYKTNGTKHQDAVFLWSVSDTSVAAISNEGLLTLSGETGMTLVHAEYSNFKASVELLVVDSTVDMEVNTISMRRVLPDGQELKAKTFKEGESYKIGGLPYPLNILNAGMLHFPFGCIDEDIEIFMFIPEEYAEVSDSSTQVTFTDEVITGVKFSVKPVASDTIVEPYFFNVPVNLSLVFKHDLLDSLGVTPEELDVFFAENTGFEEIDEHVAVDTVRNKIYANIIHFSTIVVKQGNAVTSVEDIVPIPEADLTIYPNPFSSSATIQFMISDASDIQIEIYNLFGQRVQLLSERKYNKGVHRIKWSGDDMNGAPATSGVYLCRFIKDGKVSQVKKMVLKR; from the coding sequence ATGAAAAAATTTTACACAAACTCAAAATTATTGCTGTTACTAACCGCGCTGCTCACGTCATTCGCTGCAACAAGTCAGGAATCGCTTGAGATCATAGGCGGAGACCTAACACTAAACCCCGACACCATGTACGCTGTTTCGGCTGTTTATACCGACAGCACCGGAACTCCAATTGACGATGCCAAAATTAAATGGAACACCGAGCCCGGCTACCTTGGGAAAGTTGACAAAAATGGGTATTTAATTACAAACCATTCAGGCGAAGGTTTCCTGATTGCCAAGTACAAGGAGCTGCGCGATTCGGTTCTATTGAAAGTAAATGGCCCCGTTAAAGACGATGATGATGAAGACGATGAGAATGAAATGGAGGATGTATATCCGAAGATTAAAATTGTTCCTGACCATATAAAAGTGGAAGTGAGCGATTCGGTAGAACTTCGTGCCTTTTATATCGATTCTACAGGAACAAAAATTGACACTTCGTTTGTATGGTCGATTGAGCCCGAAGAATTGGGTCTGTTCCCCGATCCGGAGGCAAGTATGTTTTACACTGGCAACACTACCGGAAAGGGAATTGTAATTGCTATGCTGGGCGACTTGGCCGACACGGCAAAAGTTACCATTTATGAAAGCAAGGCCAAAAAAGAGAAAAAAGAAAAGCATGAACAAGTTAAAAACAACAGGGGCAAACAGCTAATGATTGAACCGGGAGACATGGTAGTATACACCGAACATGAGGCAATTCAATACGCTGCTGATTATAAAACAAACGGAACGAAACACCAGGATGCTGTATTCTTGTGGAGCGTTTCGGATACTAGTGTTGCTGCAATTTCAAACGAAGGTTTACTTACCCTGAGTGGCGAAACAGGAATGACACTGGTGCATGCAGAATACAGCAATTTTAAAGCTTCAGTTGAATTGTTAGTTGTTGACTCAACAGTTGATATGGAAGTAAATACCATCTCCATGCGCAGGGTATTGCCCGATGGACAAGAACTAAAAGCTAAAACCTTTAAAGAAGGAGAAAGTTATAAAATCGGTGGTCTGCCCTATCCCTTAAATATACTTAATGCTGGCATGCTTCATTTTCCTTTCGGATGCATTGATGAAGACATTGAGATTTTCATGTTTATTCCTGAAGAATATGCAGAGGTTAGCGATAGCAGTACACAAGTAACTTTTACTGATGAGGTAATTACCGGTGTAAAATTTAGCGTTAAACCGGTTGCATCGGATACTATTGTAGAACCTTATTTCTTTAATGTACCTGTTAATTTAAGCCTGGTATTTAAACATGACTTGCTCGATTCGTTGGGCGTTACACCTGAAGAACTGGATGTATTTTTCGCAGAAAACACAGGTTTTGAAGAGATTGACGAGCACGTAGCTGTCGATACTGTAAGAAATAAAATCTATGCTAATATTATTCACTTCAGCACTATTGTTGTAAAACAAGGTAACGCCGTCACATCTGTTGAAGATATTGTACCTATCCCTGAAGCTGATTTAACGATCTATCCTAATCCATTTAGTTCATCTGCCACAATTCAGTTTATGATTAGCGATGCTTCAGATATACAAATTGAGATCTACAACCTGTTTGGACAACGTGTTCAGCTTCTATCTGAACGCAAGTATAACAAAGGTGTTCATCGTATAAAATGGTCAGGCGATGACATGAATGGCGCACCAGCGACCTCAGGAGTTTATCTGTGTCGTTTTATAAAAGATGGCAAAGTTAGCCAGGTTAAGAAAATGGTATTGAAACGATAA
- a CDS encoding PRC-barrel domain-containing protein: MKLSIRELLGYSIKAKDGEKGKVNDFLFDEKSWIIRYLEADLGNFFKENRVLIPHSLLGEPDGEEKDFEIELSIDNIKRSPNLSFDMPVSRVYEKKLASHYGIKYPYWMVDSAAFTGNEVVFYPGVAFRAPRQVIKEEDIDTSLRSFNEIRGYGINAIDDQFGHISDMIIDDTDWQILYFVVDTNNLFPWSKKVILPIEKIDKISFTDREAHVDMTKEAIKNSPEYNPDEAVNAEIEKVLYDYHGRKK; this comes from the coding sequence ATGAAACTTAGCATTAGGGAATTATTGGGATATTCAATTAAAGCAAAAGATGGGGAAAAAGGAAAAGTAAATGATTTTTTGTTCGACGAAAAAAGTTGGATAATTCGTTACCTGGAGGCAGATTTAGGAAACTTTTTTAAAGAGAACAGGGTACTGATACCCCATAGTTTATTGGGTGAACCTGATGGGGAGGAAAAGGATTTTGAAATTGAGTTAAGTATTGACAATATTAAACGTTCTCCTAATCTGAGTTTTGACATGCCCGTTTCGCGAGTATATGAGAAAAAATTGGCTAGCCACTATGGAATAAAGTATCCATACTGGATGGTTGACTCCGCTGCTTTTACCGGAAATGAGGTGGTCTTTTATCCGGGAGTGGCATTTAGAGCTCCACGGCAAGTGATTAAAGAAGAGGATATAGACACCAGTTTGCGAAGTTTTAACGAAATTAGAGGGTATGGAATTAATGCCATTGACGACCAATTTGGGCATATTTCCGATATGATTATAGATGACACAGATTGGCAAATTCTGTATTTTGTGGTAGACACCAATAATTTATTCCCATGGAGTAAAAAAGTGATTCTTCCGATTGAAAAGATCGATAAAATAAGTTTCACAGATCGTGAAGCTCATGTTGATATGACAAAAGAAGCGATTAAAAATTCGCCGGAATACAATCCGGATGAAGCCGTAAATGCAGAGATAGAGAAAGTGCTGTACGATTATCACGGCAGAAAAAAATAG
- a CDS encoding energy transducer TonB, translating to MKRFRKQFYFKTILITLGFLIAAAALPLKAQENHVKTVYTENSMEHHHMEYADQLKAIIDKYPAFTFKYSIENGEVQDVVVSGIDDKIDRKRMEVVLFDLNSHHNMVKQTDERVGVFYELEKQARYEHGEDALNDELMSHLEYSKGAKDWGIEGTIFVKVLVDDNGTIPFATTATNIETSADGYLDDLEEQAIAAVRETSGDWEPATVEGVEVASLAIIPITFELENHPYKP from the coding sequence ATGAAACGATTTAGAAAACAATTTTATTTTAAAACAATTTTAATAACACTGGGATTCTTGATAGCCGCGGCAGCCTTGCCATTAAAAGCTCAGGAAAACCATGTGAAAACGGTTTACACAGAGAACTCCATGGAGCATCACCACATGGAATATGCCGACCAGTTGAAAGCGATTATTGACAAGTATCCGGCTTTTACATTTAAATACAGTATTGAAAACGGAGAAGTACAAGATGTGGTTGTTTCAGGAATAGATGATAAAATCGACAGAAAAAGAATGGAAGTCGTGTTGTTCGATTTAAACAGCCATCATAATATGGTAAAACAAACCGATGAACGTGTTGGCGTGTTTTACGAACTTGAAAAGCAAGCACGTTACGAACATGGTGAAGATGCTTTAAATGATGAATTGATGAGCCACCTGGAATATTCGAAAGGTGCAAAAGACTGGGGTATTGAAGGAACCATATTTGTAAAAGTACTTGTGGATGATAATGGTACAATACCATTTGCAACTACAGCTACCAACATCGAAACTTCTGCTGACGGTTACCTTGACGATCTCGAGGAACAAGCAATTGCCGCAGTGCGCGAAACCTCGGGTGATTGGGAACCTGCAACGGTTGAAGGAGTAGAAGTGGCTTCGTTGGCAATAATTCCAATTACATTCGAACTTGAAAATCATCCGTATAAACCATAG
- a CDS encoding IS4 family transposase — translation MNTGKYVFAQLIGFLPQRVFDKFVTNYSGNKYVRHFTCWNQLLCMIFGQLTNRDSLRDLIVIIHAHRSKAYHLGFGKSVTRSNLAKANEKRNYRIFEDFAYYMIDLARKKLANDDFEIKGKIYAFDSSTIDLCLSVFWWASFRKTKGGIKLHTLYDITTQIPAFIHITAASVHDVNVMDVIPYETGAYYIFDRGYVDFERLYRITTLSAFFVVRAKANLKFNRMYSNKVDRQSGLICDQIGKLSGFYVSKDYPDKLRRIKFFDAESNRYFVYLTNNMELTAEEIVLLYKNRWQVELFFKWIKQHLKIKAFWGTSENAVRIQIHSAIIAYCLVAIVGKELKIERSTYEILQILGISLLDKTPINELLTNIDYKNVKELNYKQLSLNLF, via the coding sequence ATGAACACCGGAAAATACGTTTTCGCTCAACTAATAGGTTTTTTACCACAAAGGGTATTCGATAAATTTGTTACCAACTATTCCGGCAACAAGTATGTAAGGCACTTTACCTGCTGGAACCAGTTGCTTTGTATGATTTTCGGTCAACTGACCAATCGTGATAGTTTGCGCGATTTGATAGTTATTATTCATGCTCACCGAAGCAAAGCTTATCATCTTGGTTTTGGGAAATCAGTAACAAGAAGCAACCTGGCCAAAGCTAACGAAAAGCGCAATTACAGAATCTTTGAAGATTTTGCTTATTACATGATTGACTTGGCCAGAAAAAAGCTTGCTAACGATGATTTTGAAATAAAAGGAAAAATTTATGCTTTCGATTCTTCAACCATCGATTTGTGTTTAAGCGTTTTCTGGTGGGCGAGTTTTCGTAAAACAAAAGGAGGTATAAAGCTCCACACGCTTTACGATATTACCACGCAAATACCAGCATTTATACACATTACGGCAGCTTCGGTTCACGATGTCAATGTAATGGATGTTATTCCATACGAAACAGGAGCATATTACATTTTCGACCGTGGGTATGTTGACTTTGAACGCCTTTATCGGATAACAACACTTTCTGCATTTTTTGTAGTAAGGGCAAAAGCAAACCTGAAGTTTAACAGGATGTATTCGAATAAAGTCGATAGACAATCAGGTCTGATTTGCGATCAGATTGGAAAATTGTCTGGTTTCTATGTCTCAAAAGATTATCCTGATAAATTACGGAGAATCAAATTCTTTGATGCTGAAAGTAACCGCTACTTCGTTTACTTGACAAACAACATGGAATTGACAGCCGAAGAGATTGTGCTCCTATACAAAAACAGATGGCAGGTTGAATTATTCTTTAAATGGATAAAACAACACCTGAAGATTAAAGCATTCTGGGGTACGTCAGAAAACGCAGTCAGGATACAAATTCATTCAGCGATTATAGCTTACTGTTTAGTTGCCATTGTAGGTAAAGAGTTAAAAATTGAACGCTCAACCTACGAAATATTACAGATTTTAGGAATATCCCTACTGGATAAAACGCCTATAAATGAGCTTCTTACAAATATAGATTACAAAAATGTCAAAGAACTAAATTATAAACAGCTGTCCCTCAATCTATTTTAA